The DNA sequence TCTGCCGGCGGTTTTTGAACCAGTTGCCCACTTGCGTCGGGGTCAGGCCGGTCGCCTGGGCCAATTCCCTTTTTTTGGAAGGGTTGGGGTAGGGGTCCTGCAGATACCACTCCCGCAACAAGCTGCGTGTCCGCTCCTTGAAACAATGGGTCTTCTGTTCGCCGTCCCAGATCGTGCGGGGCAAGGGGAACTTCTTGCGGACGCGGTACTTGTCCACCGGCCCCAGGGGCCGACCCCTCAGCTTCTCGGCCTCCTGGTAGTGAGCCTCCAGCCACATGGCCTGCAGCTTGCCGTGCGACTCCTTGGTGAACTTGTGGTTCTCCAGGATGTGGTACAAGTCTCGGAAGTTGCCCGTGTGGAAGGCCACCACCGCCCTGGCCCGCAGGATGGACTCGTGCTTGTTGATGGCCTCGCATGCCCCCGGCGCCACAGGTAAAGACCACAGGAAGCGTCCCAGCCTCTCGATGTCGCCCGTCTCCTCCAGCGTCTCGCACACGCTGGCCACTTGCTCCGGGGTGAAGTTGATGGTCGGTAGCTGGAACATTGACAACTCGTCTTGGGCTCGGCAGTTGGCTAAGAGGAAGAAAGCGCGCTCGGCCGAGTTTGGCAGCAGGGAAAGGGCGCTGTACACCTCCAACTGGGACCTGAACACCATGGACCAACCTGACCATTTAAAACCAAGGTTAAAAAaaacccacccaacccccctcccccccgccccgtccctAACTCACAGCACAACACAAAACCGGTCAGATGCAACCAAATCCACTAATGTCACACTCCCTCATATTATATGCCCAAAATACTGTGTGCAGCGCTGATTTCTTCTTTGGCTTTTTCTATTGGTCTTGGCGGTGTCGTTGTGCGGTTGCCATGACGccgctgtcaatcactgtcaaacgTGCCAATCACCCAGCGGAACGTATGGGCTCTCACCACTGCGGGGCTGGCGCGGGGGGTTCTCTGCAACACATCCCGGCATCGCCCACCTACCTCTGGGAAAAGTTCAAATGTTGCGGGCGGGCCCTGGGCGCAGAGAGTGGCGCTGGATGCACCCCCCACAGAAATTTCcaggcacgggggtggggggggtggggggggtgtaggcGGCCGCGATCTTAACGAGCCCTGGTTCCGGCTGGAAGATCGGGCGAGGGGAGAAATGAGAGAGCCTCGAAAACACGTTGGGATCGAGGGCTCCTCAAGCGAGAGAGAGTTCACACATGACTTGCACGTAGTTTTCTACTTCATTCTGCCGGTATGAGCATTCATAGGGCCGAGGAattaaagagggggggggggggattagacccATATTCATGTCGTCCCTATGTTTGGAaaggaacattttttttaaaaaatctgctttCAACGCTGTGTTTTCTGCGTGTTCCTAACCCTTTTTTAATTAATAGCTTAATTGCCAAGCCGAAGCCAGTTTTAAATGCAGCGTGCCACGATAATACTGTACATTGACATGGCACGGGCTGTAGATCATTGCAGTTTGACTTAAGGATTTTGCGCAGataaggtggatgggggggggggggggggggggggtgcaggtagaAGTTATATGCTGTAGATTTAAGAAAAAGTAGGCTTTCATTTTGAACCATTGCATCAAAGTTGCTGGAATCACGCCCTGTGTTTTCACTGCTATTTATTCCATCGGTTCTGGCGCTGGGAGTTCTACTGGCCGTTGCTAATGTGCAACTATATTCTACCATTAGGTATGTTTGTCTTTAAGAAGGTTTTAATCTGCATATTGGGCTGGTGGCTCTTTTGTTTGGCTTCTGTAACTATGGAAGTGTGATTTACAAAGATTTGTACGGGTCATGGATGTCTTCCCAGCCTTACTGTGTATATTTAGACACGACTTTGGTTGGTGTTAAAAAGTGTATATTTTGAATGGGTTCACACACAGTAGCGAACAATACGGACATTGTACCGGATTGTACAACGCGTATTGAAACGCAGCATGCAGGCTTCAACTAATCTGCCCTCAATAAAGCTGAAATAATTATCCTAAGCCGTACTTCTACGGGGGGAAAAATCATTGAGGAattcaaaacttttttttttgttgttgttgctctcTTCCACATTCCAATGCAGATTGGAAAAGAAACGCGAGGGGTACGGTTTATGAGCCCGATCTGCTGTTCCAAAAGCCCCCGGTGAAAAAAGATATTGCAATTAAAATaaaaagggaaacagagagcgaattTGCCTTTGCACAAAGATAATAACACTAATGGGTGGTGTGGGTCCTTTTAGTGGACTCGAAACTGTTTGCGCTCCTGTCATAGCGCACTCCGCATGAAGTAATGCCAAGTGTCACATGAATAGGTCCAGTTGCGAAGGTTGTTCAACTGGAAACGGCGATGCTGTATTACACATTCGCTGCAGATTTCTATTAAAAAGTATCATCTACGCCCATTTAAATGCCCTAAATTGTTTCATTCAGACAAAACACAAGAGGAGAGGGCGAGCTTGGGAGCAGCATAATCTGTCCTCTCTTCTAATCACTTTAATTTTCCTTCATTGCTTCACAAAACAAAAGGGGGGAGGGTGGAAGAAAAAGAATGTTTAGGAAATGTTTCGAAAATGTTGAATGAGTCTCCCTATAGATTAACCCTGTGCGGTCCGACCGCAATCTGCATTTGGACAATCATTTGGCTTTTATTGTTTCCTTTTCAGGAGGAAGCTTCAGATTTTTCCACTCTGAGGAGCACTTTTCAAAAAGCAGAAGGATTGGGTTGTAAAGTGTCCCCTGCAGTCCCACGGGCAAACGTCAATGTATATGGACAGGAATGGATTTTAAAGGGTAGGTGGTTCCAATTTACTTTTTTAGTTATTAAAAGAAACAAGGTGAAAATGCGTCATATAATTTTCTCTCTACATATATATCTATGATATATATGGATATGCCTATAGAGTATGTACATATGCAGGTGCGAGGAAGAAAAAACAAGGATGTACATGGTTATCGCAGCCCACTCGAGGCACATTCACATAGTAAAGCTACAAGCACATAATTATTCGCCCAATCTTTGTGTGAGTACAGGGTGTAAATGGCTTTTTAATGACGGCAGCTGGCCGCTCCTGTTTGTACCAGAGGCCGTCAATGAAACGGCTTAATTCAAACCTCTGAGCCCCGTCCGGCTCACGCAACTGTATCGTCCTACCCctgcaacccacccccccccaaacacacacaacccaccaccccgcctccccccccccccaaaaaaaaaggaaaataagAAAAGAAGCGACAACAACATCAGAAATCACAACTATTAAGGAACGCTGCAATTCTACAAAATAAAGCGTGAAAGTAGCATCGGGAAAGGTATTTACCAGCGGTGAAAAggtgcagccgccccccccccccccccctcccggaggagcgctTCAGGCTGCTGTAAGTTTCTGTTTTATTGGGGGGAATTTCCGCTGGTGTGACCTAGCCCGCTCTGCACTTTGCATCACCGTCTCATTAAAGTGCAGTTGTGAGCAGTGGCGAAGCGGTTTTCGGATGAAGAGGGTTTAAGTGGAAGGTTACAGTGCAGCCTGGCTTGACCCAGCGCCAAAGTTTGTACAGTATTCCCAGCACCGCACGTGTGCGGGTATCTCAACACAAATTTGAACCCATAGGTACCAAGTGAGACCTTTGCGAGACAAAATAATTCAGTCGGACTTGCAATGTGTCGCCCGTTAATGAACCTGCGACGGTTGAATTGATTCTACCCTGTCCCTTTCACTGATCCGAGACTTGCCTTCGGAGACTTTTTAGTTGCCTCCTGTAAGGTGGTTTATTCACTATATTATTTCTTGGGGTATTGTCACGTCTGTCCGGATCGGTGTAGCAAATACGTTTCGACCGTTTACTTGCGGCTTTTGTTCAGTTTTGTTTGACGTTTACTTGTGAAATTTCCAATTTGTTTTGTATCCTCTGCTACTGTTTCCTCCGGTCTTTCCTCCTGCGTTGACCTTGTCTCTTGCAGGTGCCTGCTTAAATGTGAGCTCCGCTGGGCCTCTGTTCCTTGACGCTATATTCAAACAGTCCCATTGTCAGCACAGTCTGTCCTTCGCCCCCGATGCCGGGGCGAATTGTGTGCATGATTTTTATTTAGTTTTGCTTGCAATCATGATAATATTGTACCTGTTCCATACGAATTAACTGCATGGTGGGTTAAGTGTTGGAATTAACTGCCCGTGTACTATTCGGTTGCAAGCAATGGTTTACATAGGTTTGGACTTAACACTACCGGGTCCCTCTTTAGGGCGATGTTTTCACAGATGAATCCGGGTCGGGTTTGCACTTTGGGAGGTTTGAAAACCAGCAGTCAAATAATAACTCGATCACAGGCAATAACAATTTGAAATGAAATTGGAAACAACAATGGGACATTCTAATTCCTCTAAAAAGCAATATCAATATAGTTCAAATATGCCACAGACGATTGTGCCTCAACTTAAGTATATATTAACGGTAAGAAGTATTGCCGTGCCTGATCAACTAGCGTTATTGAACATTTATTTAGAGAATCTTCAAAGACACAAGGCTGCGTCTTATGTGTAACCGGGAAACAAGTTGTCGAGTTAAATACCTGACGGCCATTCTGTATTGCTTACAACGCAGAAGGTAGTCAAAGTTAAACATTAGTCCTGTCAATAGCACAGCGTTCATAAGAGCGGGATCTATAAATTAGAGCACGTTTTTAAATTATGAAGTCTGCAtaaattctcactcccccaacccactTCGGTAAGATTCAACAGATCGTGGTTGAACCTTAATTCATGACAGGAGAGTGTGAAGTTCCAATGTGAAAGTTGTCCTTGTCGAGTTGGGGTGAAGCGGGGGGAGAGGGGTACAGAGCTGTAACTGTACAAACGTGACCGACCGTTTCCCTGTCAACCCCATCACAGTGAAGGGCGTGTGTGAACACCACACTGTGACCACCTTCGCCAAGTTTGTCATTCAAGAGTTTGCCATCGTTGCAAATATAATACTTGCGCTGACCTGAGCCACTGAGCGAACAGGTTGGAAAGAATGAGTCGATTTCTCAGGAAAGCGCAAAATAACATCTTATTGCGGGCCCATACACGCTTTGAAATTTAACACACTGATAGCCGTTTCTTGACGATTACGTTTGTAAACAGGGGGATGTGGAATAGTTAGAAAGAACGCTTTGGTCTTTGCAGTTTGGGCAGTAATCTTGGGACGGGGCGGCTCGCTCCCCCATCTCAGCTTTGGTTAGGGAATGTGTGGTGAGGGAGTGGACAGGTATCACTCTGTCTGCTCAGGAACTTCCTGCTCTGTTAGTCGGGACATTTGGAATGTCTTGCCAGCCATTTTCCTTGTGGCCTTTCTGAAGTGCACATCCTGTCAGGGGCAGAGTGTTACAAGAGAACTGTCCAATCAGGAGATTTACACGCCTTGTTAGCGATATTTAATGAGGTCGCTCTATAGACAAGAAAATAATGGCGCTTTGCCATAGATTTACCTTATGTCAACTCGTTACTTGTAATGAATTGAACAAAGCCCAGCAAACCTAGCAGTTTGTGTTGTGTGGAGCTGCTGGCGGGtacggggctgggagggagggcgttgctaatgggatgggggggggggtgggaggtgaagttgttgggaggaggaggagggggggggtgataggggaaAAACGGCCTTCCTGCTACCCGGTTATGTGTGCATGTGTCAAAACGAATTAGTTACAGGAATAAAAACACGGAATTCAGTTCAACAGAATATAATATCATATGGTGCTCTCATGGCTCATTGGTCAGTCGGCTTGACATTTCAATCTGCTTTAGTCAGACACAAAAAAGTTGACTTAACTGCCTCTGTATAATCACTCCCCCGAGCTGCCCAAAGCAGATATCCATCGTCCTTTCTCCCGAATAAAGCGCTCGATTGCTATCAAATTCAGGTAACCTTTCGATTGCCAATTGCTTGCTTTTGGCGTGTGGCATTGTGCCATTACCCCTAGTGCGTTAGCACTTAAAAATCAATTAGTCTTTTCAAATCTTAAAGTAAATTATTTGAAACAAACGCAGAGTGCGGTCCCCCGAGGCAGGACGGGGACCAGGATAAAAGGTTTATTTTATTGTCCTTTTATTCCAAATGCCGCTGACAGACGATGAAAGGACAATTTGCCAAATCAGTTCCCGTTTCACTCGCTGGGCGTCCCCGCGGTCTGGTGCTTGTGAGAACTAGTTCCTTACAGTTGGAAAATAAGGCGAGCGGAACTTTTCACACTGCCGATGATTACTTTATTTTTGGATTACGCACAGCTTGTTATAGATAAACGGGAGCTATAGAAGGCCAGTCCGGCAATCACCATCCCCCATACTATCGAACACTCTTCACTATAGACTAATTCTAATCCATTAGCCTGGCCTGCAGCAGATACATTGATTTCCATCGCCCGCATTGCACTCAATAGACCAGTCAGTCAAGCGCAAGGTTTTACCGTCGGGGGATTATCACGCCACTTCAGCGAATACTAATACTCATAAACTAATGATAAACAGGAGGATCTCTTTACACCGAAGGCGTCTAATCTTCTACTATTCTCCAAGAAGCCAATGTTGTATTCATTTCAGAAGTTACTCAAAGTAACATTCACGCGTTTCCGCTGAGTTGACAAAATAATATATTTGATTTAACCATTAATTGACccgattgtccccctccccccatcgccaccgcaaccaaccccccacctcacactcatcCCGTCTGCCACGTGTGGAAGTGGAAATTAAACTTATTCAGTGGGAATGCGGGAGCCTGGAGCTCATCATTTCCGACCACAAGCCACTTCGTCACTTAACTCTTTTTTCCCCCCATTATGTTCCCTTCATTGGTATTTATTATAACCGACGACTTCCTCGTCATTTATTTTGCTGGAAAGATTCATTTGCGACTGAAATGGAGACCGCCTTTAGCGAGGGTGCCACTGTAGCGTTTTgcggaggggtgtgggaggggaaagTTTCACTGGGTAAACTAAACTTCAGCCTGCGCCGCATTCTGGAGGGAAAGGGCCTCCTGAACCAAACAATCAATTCGCTGTTGCCACTATTTGAACAGGAGCAGATCGATGTCACAATGCTGTATTGTTATGGTTACAGCCATTGTTTAGTTACACATGCCATTTAGGAATCAAAAGTCTGGCTGACAGCATAGAATTAAAATCATAACACCAGACTTTCCCATTTCTTTCCCGACGCACGGGCTGAATCACTTTCAAAGGGTGCTGGGACAATTCTGCTGCATTGAGGCCGGGCCGAATGGCTGGTAACTTTTACATAAAAGTCAAATAAACGTTGCGCGGGAAAAGATAGCACCAGGAGGTCCCTCCGCTGACTGCTAGTCACCTCaactcaggttcaattccaccacttacccccccccccccccccccccactccgcacacACGCGCAATTCCCACACAGGGGGAAAATAAGCAATGTAGGTGTGAAGACACGCCACACAAATCCATCGTGAATAATACCCGCGATTGGAATAGCGAACTGGCCTGTTAAAAAGTGAcaggttgtgaggggggggggggggggggcggcggggggaaaTAGCTTCGCTTGCCATTGTTCTTGATGTGAATTGAACTATGTGTTTTTCTACAACACAGTGGATTATTGAAACTACATGTTTCATTGAACATAGTTGCCAAGTATTTAGATGATGAATTATGACAAGCCTGGAGCTAACTATATTCTGTTTTATACACCAACAGTACCTCAGCGTCAACTTACTACTCCATCCCTCGTGTAAATTACTGCTCCCTATCCCGGTGTGTTAAGAGCTCGGGGTGAACTGTTCATTTGATCAACCGTCACCAAATGCGCTGTAGGAGGGGGCAAACTACTCCTGTCACGCTGCAGACGTGATTTAACCGCAAACTATACACCACGTAGCCCGTGCTAACGTGGCGCAACATGTTGCTAGATGTGAATTACAATCAGCTCTTTAAACCGCCGCCTTGTGAGTTGTAAAACAGCCGCAGTGACTCCAGTAACGGCAAACAAACTCGTGTCAAAAAACTAGGTTGATGATTCTTTGCATAGTGTAATTGTTGGGATTGGGATCGCTCTGCACCCAGGATTGGGTGCGATTTACAGGTGTTTTGTTTGGTTTATTCACCCTGAGGCCATGTTTAGTAATCACCGACCTTACCGCTCCTGTTTGATAATGCTGATATTGCATTCACTTCCCCATTCAGCTCCGACTAGTTTCCATCCCCTTTACACCAACATAGACAATGGACTTGGAATATGAAGTAACAAAACGATCAACAAGTTTGAGTGTGTGCAGCTTCAGATTATTTGCTGAAAGCACAGCATTCTCACTTACCTAATAACATATGATGGCTGTCATATGCGAGTTTAGTGCCAAGTACCTGTCGGGCACGATAAGTGTTGACGTTTGAGTCTGTTACAGCAGGGTCAGGAAACATGCTCCGACTAATCATTGGGGCAGGGAATCCGATTCAGGGACCCCATCGCCCGTTCTCCGCCCTTCACACGCAGGAAAATTGAATGTTAACAATCCCTCGTGTCCATTTGTGTAAAGTCTACCGTTTAGGACTCTAGTTGACAACAATTAAAGAGCAACAGATCTTTTTTTTGTTCACCTGCACCACTTGGGTATTTGCATAGCATTTTCTGTAAACCCATCTGGACATCCATTGACATTTGTAACAAGAGCATAAATGGGCAGCATGAAGGTGAGAGGAATCATCATGTTTCAGCTGAAATCAAAgggcgaggtggggggaggggggggggcgtcagtgagCAGGTGAGTATGTTGGAAAGTTGTCtgcttttaatcatagaatttacagtgcagaagtacagTGCAGTGGGGCACTGGATGGGTTCCATCCGTTGCCGTTTGAACAAATACATTCCgcttgtgtttgacaaatttatgcaTGCAATTATGTCCCTTCATCTGTCTTGCTTTCCTCCCTAACTTTCGATACAAGAACACAAATCACCTATTATGTGTTCACGTGGATCGCAATCAAAATTATAACAATATATATTTAATAATCATTATCAATATTTGCTGTATCATATTACATGATTGCATAGCCTGTAAAACGCAGCGATCCCGTCCATCAAAGGTGCTGGTGTTTGTATTCCTGTTCTGCCGACCTCATCTCAGCCTTTCAGCGTATCTTTCTATTGCTTTTTCTCTCTTATACTCATCTGCTTTCCTTTTGAAGGTATCTGAGGAATTTGCCTCAGCCACCTCATGTGGGAGCGTGTTTCATTCTAGTCATTCACTGAGTCAATACATTTCTCCTTATTTCCCTGCTGTATTTTTGTGGTAACTATCGTGCATCTGTCATCCTTAGTTGTGGATTTTCCATTTTCTATCCTGCCCACCCCATGCATAATGTAAAATACCTCTATCAAGACACCTGCAAGTCTTTTCCAAAGAGAAATTCCCCGACCTGTTCAAACTTTCCCAATAGCTGCAATCTCTCAGTTCTTGCGATATCCTtccaaatctgttctacacttatcCAATGCGTCTATTTTTATGCCATCAAGACTAGatctgtacacagtactcaaaGTATGGACTGAGCAGAGTGCAATACAAGTTTAAAATAACTACATTAATTTTGAATTTATGCCTCTAGAAATAAATAGCAGTGCTCTGTTATCGTGCGTAATTGCCTTGCTAACATCCAATTTTTGCTTTTAATGAGTTTATGCCTAGATCACGTTGCTCTTCTACCTACCATTCCTTTTCTTATTTTCTAAAGTGTAGGTGATATTTCCATTGACATACCAAAGTGCACCGCCTCACATTTATCTGTTGTCAAAGATCATTTGGCACTTAAGGCATTAGGTTGCATTTTTCCCAACGGCTACACTGCGCCTCCGCAACCGCCCGCTCTCGCCCCACAGCAACCCCGGCTCCTCCAATGGGTTAGCAGTGAGAGCAAATTCGAATTCGGTGGTATTAACTGAAAAACCTAGACTTTGGTATTTGTTATTGTATTTGATACTTTGCATTTTGCGACCTATTTTGGTATTTGGTATTGTATTTGGGATTTTTATATTCGATTTGATGTTTTGGTATTGTGTTTGACAATTTGGTATTTTGGCATTGTATTTGGCAATTTGGTATTTTGGTATTGTGTTTGGCACTTTGGTATTTGGTATTTTGGTATTGTTGTTTTGGTATTTCGATATTTTGTATTCTATCAGGTATTTTGGTATTTTAGCATTATGTGTGGTATTTGGTATTTTGGCATTGTGTTTTGGTATTTCGGTATTTGGCATTCTATTTGGTATTTTGGCACTGTGTTGGCATTTTGGTATTTTGGCATTGAGTTTAGTATCTGGTATTTTGGTATTGTGTTTTGGTATTTGGTATTTTGGCATTGTGTTTTGGTATTTCGGTATTTGGCATTCTATTTGGTATTTTGGCATTGTGTTACCAGTTTGATATTTTAGCACTGTGTTTGGTATTTGGTATTTTGGCATTGTGTTTTGGTATTTCGGTATTTGGCCTTCTATTTGGTATTTTGACATTGTGTTGGCATTTTGGTATTTTGGCATTGAGTTTGGTACCTGGTATTTTGGAATTGTGTTTTGGTGTTTTATATATGgttttttatttgtttttttgGGGGGTATTTTGGTTTTGACGTTTTGATATTTCGGTATTTGGTATTCTATTAGGTATTTTGATATTTTGGCATTGTGTGTTGGTATTTCGGTATTTTGGTAGTGCTGTTTGGTGTTTCGTCATTTGGTATTCAATTTGATATTTTGGTATTATGCATTTCTGTTTTGGTATTTCGGCATTTGGTTTGGTATTTTATATTTTGTTATTTGATATTGTGTTCACAATTTGGTACTTTCGCATTGTACTTGGAATTTTTCATTGTATTTTGGTATTTCAGTATTCAATAATATATTTTATTAGTGCTGTATTTGGCATTTTGTATCATATTTGGCACTTTGGCATTGCATTTGGTATTTTTGGTGTTTTGTATTATATGTGGCACTTTGGCATTGTATTTGgtattttgaaatttggcattataTGTGGCACCTTGACATTGTATTTGGCATTTGGCATTATATGTGGCACTTTGACATTGTATTTGGCATTTTGGCATCTGGTATTATATGTGGCACTTTGACATTGTATTTGACATTTGGCATTATATGTGGCACTTTGACATTGTATTTGGCATTTTGGCATCTGGTATTATATGTGGCACTTTGGCATTGTATTTGGCATTTTGGGATTGCATTTGGTATTTTTGGAATTGCATTTATTATTGTATGTGGTATTTTTGAATTGTACTTGGTATTTGGGGTATTTAATTtagtattgtatttgatattttgctATTTTCATATCGATTTTGGATTTTTGGTATTGCACCTATTATTTTGCTATTGCATTTGCTATTTTGGAATTATGTTTTCCATGTGGGTAGTGTATTAGGGAATTTGGCATTGTATTTGGTATTTTAGAATTTGGAATTATTTTTGACATTTGGTATTATATTTGGCACTTTGACATTGCATTCGGCATTTTGGTATTATATGTGGCAGTTTGACAGTTGGTATGCTAGTATTGCATTTGGAATCTTGATATTTAGTATTATATTTGGAATGTTAATATTGCATATGGTATTTTGACATTTGGTGTTTTGTTATTAGGTATTATATTTGGTATTTTGGTATTGCATCTTGTTTTTTAGTAGTTTTAATTATATTTGGTATTTTAGTATTGCCTTTAATACTGGCATTGCATTTTGGTATTTTGGTGATGAAATTGACATTTTGGTATTACATTTTGTATTGAATCTGgtattttggttttgtttttggtATTTTGGTATTGTATTTGGTATTTTGGTACTGTATTTAGTAGTTTTGTATTTGGTATTTTGATATGCTATTTGGCATTTTGCCATTGCCATTTGTATTTTGGTATTTGGTATTATATTTGGTGTTGTGTTTGGTTATTTGGTATTGTATTTAGTATTAATTGCATTTTGGTACTGCATTTTAGTATTTTGGTATTGTATTTGGTTTTGCATGTGGTATTTTGGTGctatattttaataataataatttttattgatacaagtagacttacattaacaccgcaatgacgttaccgtgaaaagccctcagtcgccacacccggcgcctgttcgggtacacagaggtagaattcagaatgcccaactcacctaacaagtacatatttcgggacttgtgggaggaaacctgagcatctggaggaaatgcacgcagacacagggagaacatgcagactccgcacagtcagtgacccaagccaggaagtaaacctgggaccctggcgctgtgaagcaacaggcctaaccattgcgctaccgtgTATTATATTTGGTATTTTGGTCttggatttgttttttttttatatTTGGTCATTTGGTATTTTCCTTGACATTTAGGTACTTTAGTAGTTTATTAGGTGATCTTGCATTGTATTTGGTATTTTGATATTTTATTTCGTATTTTGGCATTGTATTTGGCAGCTTGGTACTGCATTCGTAATCTATTTGTTTTTGGCATTGTTTTTGGTACTTTAGTACTTTGCTATTATATTTGGTATTATATCTGGCATATTGGTATTGTAGCTGGTATTATATTTGGCATTTTAGTATTGAATTTGTTATTCTGGTATTTGGTAATATATTTGTTTTTTTGTTATTTTGGTATTATATCAGATATTTATGTATTTGGTATTTTATTTGATATTTTCATATTGTATTTGGTAATTTTGCCATTGCATTTGAATTATATTTGATATTTTATTAGGTTTTGTGTTATCGTATATGGTAATTTGACATTGCATTGGTATTTTATTTGTTATTTTGGTATTGTATATGGTAATTTGGCATTTTATCTGATATTTTACTATTCTGATCTTGTACTTGGTAGTTGGTATTTTTGTATTTTATTTGGTATTTTGGTATTGCATTTGTCATTTTGGTATTATATTTGGTATTTTGGCATTGTATTTTGGGCATTTGGTATTTTGGTCTGTTTATGTTCTGTATTTTGTAATTTGGTCCTGTATTTGTTATTCAATATTTTGGTCTTGTGTTTGGTCCTTGGTATTTTGGTCTTTTATTTGGTCCTGTGTTTGGTACTTTGGTATTTTACTTGGTATTTTGTATTATATTCGGTATTTTGGTAATGCATTTGTTATTTTGGTATAGTGTATTGTATTGCATTTGACATTTTGTTTTTTTGGTATTATATTTGGTATTCCTGTATTATAGTTGGTATTTAGGTATTTTATTTAGGTATctctattgtatttgatattttctcATTGTATTTGGTATTTTGGCAATTTGGTATTGTATTGGATGCTTTGTTCTTGTATTTGGCACTGTATTTGGCATTTAGATAGGGTATTTAGTACTGTATTTTTATTttggtattttatttttattttggtatTGCATTTGGTATTTTCGTGTTTGGTATtggtattgtatttgatattttggtCCTGTATTTGGTATTGTAATTGATATTTAGTTATTGTTTTTGGTATTTTGGTACTGTATTTGGCATTTTTGCACTCTGTTTGGTATTTTGGAATTGCGTTTGGTATTTTGGTATTGTATTTGTTA is a window from the Scyliorhinus torazame isolate Kashiwa2021f chromosome 1, sScyTor2.1, whole genome shotgun sequence genome containing:
- the LOC140426274 gene encoding homeobox protein SIX3; protein product: MVFRSQLEVYSALSLLPNSAERAFFLLANCRAQDELSMFQLPTINFTPEQVASVCETLEETGDIERLGRFLWSLPVAPGACEAINKHESILRARAVVAFHTGNFRDLYHILENHKFTKESHGKLQAMWLEAHYQEAEKLRGRPLGPVDKYRVRKKFPLPRTIWDGEQKTHCFKERTRSLLREWYLQDPYPNPSKKRELAQATGLTPTQVGNWFKNRRQRDRAAAAKNRLQHQAVGQSGGCTLSEPGCPPHSAAESPSTAASPTTSVSSLTERAETATSILSVTSSDSECDV